One window from the genome of Dermacentor silvarum isolate Dsil-2018 chromosome 7, BIME_Dsil_1.4, whole genome shotgun sequence encodes:
- the LOC125947217 gene encoding protein enabled homolog, whose product MTKKRLAVPDSIFCSASSEDCNTRRTPKKKKRKRAATGESKKRSSSRESSDEELVERRLLRKEQQLNSELRRKVRKLQEKLEVLEQRNGKLQDLLCNKLETWFSQPAHRRSAAVEPFLQENEGTSGIHDETESHCQDAQLAHERLADQSVPPGEPQANLLPKPHEPVQIPVPLQIPVPVQIPVPTQIPVPQQPLPPQPNLLAKPHEALPVQIPVPQQPMPPQPNLLPQQPDMVCDAVRAEDTNQDADAMATLPPLLALVNSEVHLGKGVFVKEEQWSWLLSRPKDSLFCKEATKLLWGIPNLRNRSLTGAPCRRFLKQENLAPPRKALTPEKLQAVANGFAAYVSKKASETPKADRLRKMNRFIAEMLNDLKK is encoded by the exons ATGACTAAGAAGCGGCTCGCCGTGCCTGACAGTATATTCTGCAGCGCAAGCTCGGAAGACTGCAATACTCGAAGG AccccgaagaagaagaagcgaaaACGTGCAGCAACAGGGGAATCAAAAAAGAGGAGCAGTAGTCGGGAGAGCTCCGATGAAGAGCTTGTGGAGAGAAGGCTACTTAGAAAGGAGCAACAACTGAATTCTGAGCTTCGCAGAAAGGTCAGGAAGCTCCAAGAGAAACTAGAAGTGTTGGAGCAGCGAAATGGGAAGCTGCAAGATCTGCTGTGCAACAAACTTG AAACATGGTTCAGCCAGCCAGCCCATCGAAGGAGTGCAGCTGTAGAACCTTTTCTACAGGAAAATGAAGGCACTAGCGGCATTCATGACGAG ACTGAAAGTCACTGCCAAGATGCCCAATTGGCCCACGAGCGATTGGCAGACCAGAGTGTACCACCAGGAGAGCCACAAGCAAACCTGCTTCCAAAGCCCCACGAGCCAGTGCAGATACCGGTGCCATTGCAGATACCGGTGCCAGTGCAGATACCGGTGCCAACGCAGATACCGGTGCCACAACAGCCATTGCCGCCACAACCAAACCTGCTTGCAAAGCCCCACGAGGCACTGCCAGTGCAGATACCGGTGCcacaacagccaatgccgccaCAACCAAACTTGCTCCCACAGCAACCAGACATGGTTTGTGATGCTGTGCGCGCAGAAGACACCAACCAG GATGCAGATGCCATGGCCACGCTACCTCCACTGTTGGCTCTGGTAAATAGTGAG GTGCACCTTGGCAAAGGTGTCTTTGTCAAAGAAGAGCAATGGTCATGGCTGTTGTCGCGACCAAAAGACTCGTTGTTTTGCAAGGAAGCCACGAAGCTCCTGTGGGGTATCCCTAACTTGAGGAATAGGAGCCTCACAGGAGCACCCTGTCGGCGCTTCCTAAAGCAAGAAAACCTGGCGCCACCACGGAAAGCACTGACGCCTGAAAAGCTGCAGGCTGTTGCGA ATGGTTTTGCAGCCTACGTCAGCAAGAAGGCCTCCGAGACGCCAAAAGCAGACAGATTAAGAAAGATGAATCGGTTTATTGCAGAAATGTTGAATGATCTGAAGAAATAG